In one Grus americana isolate bGruAme1 chromosome 1, bGruAme1.mat, whole genome shotgun sequence genomic region, the following are encoded:
- the WDR91 gene encoding WD repeat-containing protein 91 isoform X1 produces MAAAAERTDELVREYLLFRGFTAALKQLDAEIKADREKGFRVDKIVEQLQQFVQSYDLAALRDYWSYLDRRLFSRLEDVYRPTVNKLKTSLFRYYLVHTVQTGRNDKAQEFFLKQASELQNQAEWKDWFVLPFLPAPDSNPTFATYFSRQWADTFIVSLHNFLSVLFQCMPVPVILNFEAECLRSSLIQEENESLRHKLFALQAESSRMKKEELEVEQVVHHKLPAYVANMDRLGDSELDMTCSQRSTAHSLQSRGGFLSSFLSQTKKGPSRPAHPSGASPTQTGSMLLGKKEPANHQSTRGKEGTVSCKDGKSHFSGLIAGESSSLQQRQKRLQEHGKERKELLSKGTFQGQSAEKKTDTSTAETEPCSDLHAEQADPSTKMPASSAEAVGVRQEQPFIVLSQEEYGEHHSSIMYCRVDCSGRRVASLDVDGVIKVWSFNPIMQTKASSISKSPLLSLEWATKRDRLLLLGSGVGTVRLYDTEAKKNLCEISIDEDMPRILSLACSPSGASFVCSAAAQSPISHMDFSAVSSGGKSMNQVPGKLLLWDTKTMKQQLQFSLEPEPIAINCTAFNHNGNLLVTGAADGIVRLFDMQQHECAMSWKAHDGEVYSVEFSYDENTVYSIGEDGKFIQWNIHKSGLKVSEYDLPSEATGPFVLSGYSGYKQVQFPRGRLFAFDSEGNYMLTCSSTGGVIFKLNGEEKVLESCLSLGGHRAPVVTVDWSTAMDCGTCLTASMDGKIKLTTLLAQKS; encoded by the exons atggcggcggcggcggagcggacAGACGAATTGGTGCGGGAGTATCTGCTCTTCCGCGGCTTCACTGCTGCCCTGAAGCAGTTGGACGCGGAGATCAAGGCGGACCGGGAGAAGGGCTTCCGG GTGGATAAGATagtggagcagctgcagcagttcGTTCAGAGCTATGATCTGGCCGCCCTGCGGGATTACTGGAGTTATCTGGACCGACGTCTTTTCAGCCGTTTGGAAGATGTGTACCGGCCAACAGTGAACAAGCTGAAAACCAGCTTATTCCGATATTACCTCGTCCATACCGTTCAG aCCGGCCGCAATGACAAGGCGCAGGAGTTTTTCCTCAAGCAGGCCTCTGAGCTCCAGAACCAGGCGGAGTGGAAGGATTGGTTTGTcctgcccttcctccctgccccagacTCCAACCCCACCTTTGCCACCTATTTCTCGCGCCAGTGGGCAGATACATTTATCGTGTCTCTGCACAACTTCCTGAGTGTCTTATTTCAGTGCATG CCAGTTCCAGTCATTTTGAACTTTGAAGCTGAATGTCTCAGGAGCAGTCtcatacaagaagaaaatgaatcgTTGCGGCATAAG TTGTTTGCTTTGCAGGCTGAATCCTCCCGCATGAAGAAAGAGGAACTGGAGGTGGAACAAGTTGTGCATCACAAGTTGCCTGCATATGTGGCCAACATGGATCGACTAGGGGACTCCGAGCT tgatATGACCTGCAGCCAGAGGAGTACTGCACATTCTCTTCAGTCCCGGGGAGGCTTTCTGtcctcttttctctcccagaCTAAAAAGGGCCCTTCCAGACCAGCCCATCCAAGTGGGGCTTCTCCAACACAGACCGGCAGCatgctgctggggaagaaagaaCCAGCAAATCACCAG AGTaccagaggaaaagaaggaacagTGAGCTGCAAAGATGGGAAGAGCCACTTCAGTGGGTTAATAGCAGGCGAGTCAAGTTCCCTGCAGCAGCGGCAGAAGCGCTTGCAAGAGcatgggaaggaaaggaaggaactgCTATCAAAAGGAACCTTCCAG GGCCAAAGtgctgagaagaaaacagatactAGCACAGCTGAGACAGAGCCATGCTCAGACCTGCATGCTGAGCAAGCAGATCCTTCAACCAAAATGCCTGCCAGCAGTGCAGAGGCTGTGGGTGTCCGGCAGGAGCAGCCTTTCATCGTCCTGAGCCAGGAGGAGTATGGGGAACACCATTCATCCATCATGTACTGCAG GGTTGATTGTTCTGGACGGAGGGTGGCCAGCTTGGATGTGGACGGGGTCATCAAAGTCTGGTCTTTTAACCCCATAATGCAAACTAAAGCTTCATCCATTTCCAAATCTCCGTTGCTGTCTCTGGAATGGGCGACCAAGCGTGATCGGCTG CTATTGCTCGGCAGTGGGGTCGGGACAGTTCGTCTTTATGACACAGAAGCGAAGAAGAATCTCTGTGAAATCAGCATTGATGAAGACATGCCCAG GATCCTCTCGCTTGCCTGCAGCCCAAGCGGTGCCTCCTTTGtctgttctgcagcagcccagagcccTATCTCCCACATGGACTTCTCAGCAGTCAGCTCGGGGGGCAAAAGCATGAACCAAGTTCCTGGGAAGCTGCTACTGTGGGACACTAAAACGATGAAGCAGCAA CTTCAGTTCTCCCTGGAGCCTGAGCCCATTGCTATTAACTGCACAGCCTTCAACCACAATGGCAACCTGCTGGTCACCGGGGCTGCAGATGGGATTGTTCGTCTCTTTG ATATGCAGCAGCACGAGTGTGCCATGAGCTGGAAGGCCCACGATGGGGAAGTCTACTCCGTTGAGTTCAGCTATGATGAGAATACAGTCTACAGCATAGGCGAGGATGGCAAG TTTATTCAGTGGAACATTCACAAAAGTGGCTTGAAGGTGTCTGAGTATGATCTTCCCAGCGAAGCTACAGGTCCTTTTGTTCTGTCCGGGTACAGTGGCTACAAGCAAGTCCAGTTCCCACGAGgaaggctttttgcttttgactcTGAGGGCAACTATATGTTGACGTGTTCTTCTACTGGGGGAGTAATTTTTAAG
- the STRA8 gene encoding stimulated by retinoic acid gene 8 protein homolog, whose product METAGDCRKSHARVSPNPLTHLQDVEPRVAKRRLSQARHRATLATLFSGLREAVLSQSDNSASKYQVLRKAKKSIQKLEQTLGSLLKMKESFSLEDGNPSSLEEVREEYVKRHFSNHSTVLASEAVSESDSTVWYLIEECEKQTMDEDGKPEFIQSPDTSSPDLVEFERYLYFYKHTVDLLIEHGIVCTEEVPLPEVSTAISHLWQELSEERRDSILQYCGQRDFLTDPKAACQEPACTEGSVRDSRGNSEEASGSSVSTPEEVMFEDAFDVAAGFLDRSETQGMSSQSSAFASCTSENPEDHHRLYLQITNFLKRLFFANTQFCQEEDLQFDYETVMLRCTETFDDEDF is encoded by the exons ATGGAGACAGCTGGAGACTGTAGGAAGTCACATGCCCGAGTGAGTCCCAATCCCCTGACACACCTGCAAGACGTAGAACCCCGTGTGGCAAAGCGGCGCTTGTCCCAGGCACGCCACCGGGCTACGCTGGCAACACTCTTCAGTGGCTTGCGGGAAGCTGTTTTATCCCAGTCAGACAACTCAGCCTCAAAG TATCAGGTTTTGCGTAAGGCTAAGAAATCTATCCAGAAGCTGGAGCAAACCTTGGGTTCTTTGCTGAAGATGAAAG AGTCCTTCAGCCTGGAGGATGGGAACCCGTCCAGCTTGGAGGAAGTTAGGGAGGAATATGTCAAGAGACACTTCAGCAATCACAG CACTGTATTAGCCTCAGAAGCTGTGAGTGAGAGTGACTCTACTGTCTGGTATTTGATtgaagaatgtgaaaaacaaacaatggATGAGGATGGGAAGCCAGAATTTATCCAGTCTCCAGACACTTCATCCCCAGATCTGGTGGAATTTGAACG ATACCTGTATTTTTATAAGCACACAGTGGACCTGCTGATAGAGCATGGAATTGTTTGCACTGAGGAGGTGCCTCTTCCTGAGGTCTCCACAGCTATTTCCCACCTCTGGCAAGAGCTTTctgaagaaaggagagacaGCATCTTGCAGTACTGTGGCCAGAGAGATTTCCTCACAGATCCTAAGGCTGCTTGCCAAGAGCCTGCGTGTACTGAAGGTAGCGTGAGGGACAGCCGAGGTAACAGTGAGGAAGCCAGTGGTTCCTCAGTCTCCACACCAGAGGAA GTAATGTTTGAAGATGCATTTGATGTTGCTGCTGGTTTCCTTGACAGAAGTGAGACTCAGGGAATGTCTAGCCAGAG TTCAGCATTTGCAAgctgcacttctgaaaatccagAGGATCACCACAGACTCTATCTGCAGATCACTAACTTCCTAAAAAGGCTCTTCTTTGCTAATACACAGTTTTGCCAG GAAGAAGATCTTCAGTTTGACTATGAGACTGTGATGCTGAGGTGCACCGAGACCTTCGATGATGAAGATTTCTAA
- the WDR91 gene encoding WD repeat-containing protein 91 isoform X2, which yields MAAAAERTDELVREYLLFRGFTAALKQLDAEIKADREKGFRVDKIVEQLQQFVQSYDLAALRDYWSYLDRRLFSRLEDVYRPTVNKLKTSLFRYYLVHTVQTGRNDKAQEFFLKQASELQNQAEWKDWFVLPFLPAPDSNPTFATYFSRQWADTFIVSLHNFLSVLFQCMPVPVILNFEAECLRSSLIQEENESLRHKLFALQAESSRMKKEELEVEQVVHHKLPAYVANMDRLGDSELDMTCSQRSTAHSLQSRGGFLSSFLSQTKKGPSRPAHPSGASPTQTGSMLLGKKEPANHQSTRGKEGTVSCKDGKSHFSGLIAGESSSLQQRQKRLQEHGKERKELLSKGTFQGQSAEKKTDTSTAETEPCSDLHAEQADPSTKMPASSAEAVGVRQEQPFIVLSQEEYGEHHSSIMYCSYCSAVGSGQFVFMTQKRRRISVKSALMKTCPAAQSPISHMDFSAVSSGGKSMNQVPGKLLLWDTKTMKQQLQFSLEPEPIAINCTAFNHNGNLLVTGAADGIVRLFDMQQHECAMSWKAHDGEVYSVEFSYDENTVYSIGEDGKFIQWNIHKSGLKVSEYDLPSEATGPFVLSGYSGYKQVQFPRGRLFAFDSEGNYMLTCSSTGGVIFKLNGEEKVLESCLSLGGHRAPVVTVDWSTAMDCGTCLTASMDGKIKLTTLLAQKS from the exons atggcggcggcggcggagcggacAGACGAATTGGTGCGGGAGTATCTGCTCTTCCGCGGCTTCACTGCTGCCCTGAAGCAGTTGGACGCGGAGATCAAGGCGGACCGGGAGAAGGGCTTCCGG GTGGATAAGATagtggagcagctgcagcagttcGTTCAGAGCTATGATCTGGCCGCCCTGCGGGATTACTGGAGTTATCTGGACCGACGTCTTTTCAGCCGTTTGGAAGATGTGTACCGGCCAACAGTGAACAAGCTGAAAACCAGCTTATTCCGATATTACCTCGTCCATACCGTTCAG aCCGGCCGCAATGACAAGGCGCAGGAGTTTTTCCTCAAGCAGGCCTCTGAGCTCCAGAACCAGGCGGAGTGGAAGGATTGGTTTGTcctgcccttcctccctgccccagacTCCAACCCCACCTTTGCCACCTATTTCTCGCGCCAGTGGGCAGATACATTTATCGTGTCTCTGCACAACTTCCTGAGTGTCTTATTTCAGTGCATG CCAGTTCCAGTCATTTTGAACTTTGAAGCTGAATGTCTCAGGAGCAGTCtcatacaagaagaaaatgaatcgTTGCGGCATAAG TTGTTTGCTTTGCAGGCTGAATCCTCCCGCATGAAGAAAGAGGAACTGGAGGTGGAACAAGTTGTGCATCACAAGTTGCCTGCATATGTGGCCAACATGGATCGACTAGGGGACTCCGAGCT tgatATGACCTGCAGCCAGAGGAGTACTGCACATTCTCTTCAGTCCCGGGGAGGCTTTCTGtcctcttttctctcccagaCTAAAAAGGGCCCTTCCAGACCAGCCCATCCAAGTGGGGCTTCTCCAACACAGACCGGCAGCatgctgctggggaagaaagaaCCAGCAAATCACCAG AGTaccagaggaaaagaaggaacagTGAGCTGCAAAGATGGGAAGAGCCACTTCAGTGGGTTAATAGCAGGCGAGTCAAGTTCCCTGCAGCAGCGGCAGAAGCGCTTGCAAGAGcatgggaaggaaaggaaggaactgCTATCAAAAGGAACCTTCCAG GGCCAAAGtgctgagaagaaaacagatactAGCACAGCTGAGACAGAGCCATGCTCAGACCTGCATGCTGAGCAAGCAGATCCTTCAACCAAAATGCCTGCCAGCAGTGCAGAGGCTGTGGGTGTCCGGCAGGAGCAGCCTTTCATCGTCCTGAGCCAGGAGGAGTATGGGGAACACCATTCATCCATCATGTACTGCAG CTATTGCTCGGCAGTGGGGTCGGGACAGTTCGTCTTTATGACACAGAAGCGAAGAAGAATCTCTGTGAAATCAGCATTGATGAAGACATGCCCAG cagcccagagcccTATCTCCCACATGGACTTCTCAGCAGTCAGCTCGGGGGGCAAAAGCATGAACCAAGTTCCTGGGAAGCTGCTACTGTGGGACACTAAAACGATGAAGCAGCAA CTTCAGTTCTCCCTGGAGCCTGAGCCCATTGCTATTAACTGCACAGCCTTCAACCACAATGGCAACCTGCTGGTCACCGGGGCTGCAGATGGGATTGTTCGTCTCTTTG ATATGCAGCAGCACGAGTGTGCCATGAGCTGGAAGGCCCACGATGGGGAAGTCTACTCCGTTGAGTTCAGCTATGATGAGAATACAGTCTACAGCATAGGCGAGGATGGCAAG TTTATTCAGTGGAACATTCACAAAAGTGGCTTGAAGGTGTCTGAGTATGATCTTCCCAGCGAAGCTACAGGTCCTTTTGTTCTGTCCGGGTACAGTGGCTACAAGCAAGTCCAGTTCCCACGAGgaaggctttttgcttttgactcTGAGGGCAACTATATGTTGACGTGTTCTTCTACTGGGGGAGTAATTTTTAAG